From Bacillus solimangrovi, one genomic window encodes:
- a CDS encoding ferredoxin family protein has product MEGDEIMAGKLASTIEEKQYLVRYKADSKSHLTVLDHDICATQCPEKWCTNFCPGEVYKWEEIRMFVGYEGCHECGSCRIGCPYENIKWEYPKGGHGIVFRLG; this is encoded by the coding sequence ATGGAAGGTGATGAAATAATGGCAGGCAAATTAGCGAGTACGATTGAAGAGAAGCAATACCTTGTCCGTTACAAAGCTGATTCGAAATCACACTTAACCGTCTTAGATCACGACATCTGTGCGACACAATGCCCTGAGAAGTGGTGTACGAACTTCTGTCCAGGTGAAGTATATAAATGGGAAGAAATCCGTATGTTTGTTGGTTATGAAGGCTGTCATGAATGTGGGAGCTGTCGCATTGGCTGTCCGTATGAGAACATCAAGTGGGAATATCCAAAAGGCGGACATGGGATTGTATTTCGTTTAGGATAA
- a CDS encoding FAD-dependent oxidoreductase: MSEKFDVIVVGAGPAGTSCAYCCAQSGLKVLLIERGEYPGAKNVMGGILYRKQMEDIIPRFWEDAPLERPIIEQRAWLMDEESVVTTSVKNAEWVKEPYNNFSILRAKFDQWFASKAVDAGALLITETVVTECIVENNKVIGVRTDRPDGDVYADVVVLADGVNSLLAKQLGMRTKIRPEDVALTVMEVINLPKKVINDRFNVNDNEGVAIEIFGDATKGHLGTSFIYTNKESINLGVGTTLSAMMKLKMKPYDLLEYVKNHPMVQPLVRDGESAEYLAHLIPEGGYNSMPQLYRDGVLIVGDAAQFVNAIHREGSNMAMTSGKLAAETIQIAYERGDFSKKTLYKYKDKIMESFIGQDLEKYKDATHTFETNPHYFKEYIPLMNQAASSFLTVDGVPKREKQRNMLQTITAQRGTFGTIKDMYRAWKVMK, translated from the coding sequence ATGTCTGAGAAATTTGATGTCATCGTAGTCGGAGCAGGTCCAGCTGGTACGTCTTGTGCGTATTGTTGCGCACAGTCAGGTTTGAAAGTTCTGTTAATTGAACGTGGTGAATACCCTGGTGCCAAAAATGTAATGGGTGGCATATTATACCGTAAGCAAATGGAGGATATTATCCCGCGTTTTTGGGAAGATGCACCATTAGAGCGCCCAATTATTGAACAACGAGCGTGGTTAATGGATGAAGAATCTGTCGTCACAACGAGTGTGAAAAATGCAGAATGGGTGAAAGAACCGTACAATAACTTTTCGATTTTGAGAGCGAAGTTTGACCAGTGGTTTGCAAGTAAGGCAGTTGATGCAGGTGCGCTTCTTATTACTGAAACCGTTGTCACAGAATGTATTGTTGAAAATAATAAAGTGATCGGTGTACGTACTGATCGACCTGATGGTGATGTCTATGCGGACGTTGTAGTTCTTGCAGATGGGGTAAATTCCTTGCTAGCAAAGCAACTTGGTATGCGTACGAAGATTCGTCCTGAGGATGTTGCACTAACAGTGATGGAAGTCATTAATTTACCGAAGAAAGTGATCAACGATCGATTTAATGTGAACGATAACGAAGGTGTTGCGATTGAAATTTTCGGCGATGCAACGAAAGGTCACCTTGGGACGTCGTTTATCTATACGAACAAGGAAAGTATTAATCTCGGAGTTGGAACGACATTATCAGCTATGATGAAGTTGAAAATGAAGCCGTACGACTTGTTAGAATACGTGAAAAATCACCCGATGGTACAACCGCTTGTAAGAGACGGTGAATCAGCCGAATATTTAGCACATCTCATTCCAGAAGGTGGTTATAATTCAATGCCACAATTGTATCGAGATGGGGTACTAATTGTCGGTGATGCCGCTCAATTTGTAAATGCAATTCATCGTGAAGGATCGAATATGGCGATGACGTCAGGGAAATTAGCAGCAGAAACGATTCAAATCGCTTATGAACGTGGCGATTTCTCGAAAAAAACATTGTATAAGTACAAGGATAAAATAATGGAAAGCTTTATCGGTCAAGATTTAGAAAAGTATAAGGATGCAACACATACATTTGAAACGAACCCACATTACTTCAAAGAATATATTCCTCTCATGAATCAAGCAGCAAGTTCATTCCTTACAGTTGATGGTGTTCCAAAACGTGAGAAACAGCGTAACATGTTACAAACAATAACAGCACAGCGCGGAACATTTGGCACGATCAAAGACATGTACCGTGCATGGAAGGTGATGAAATAA